In Pseudonocardia cypriaca, a single genomic region encodes these proteins:
- a CDS encoding type 2 lanthipeptide synthetase LanM family protein, with protein sequence MRDRLRHRTRWAVDPARADQQWRRWHAAPWFREGLSEWLAVREIPEAAFREALGAVAPGLGATVGRPEHRRALHDDDPDDTPTWFLKPIARAHVHDLLAAGARDWRSAPWWPGSEVDRLESELTRELAERLRRIAIRCLVTEVNARRLREDFTSAEPRSRAREFAADLATTDRFDDLLADYPVLDALWRHEARRWSREIRTLFARLDHDHPALATVTGSAAVGRLLSITGPLGDPHRGGQSVRSLRFSDGSAVVYKPRPLTGEQWYSALAAALDRIEGSPGIRAPRVLARDGWGWQERIEPSAVGDASELATFYRRTGWIIAVAHVFSMIDLHAENLVAAGAHPVLVDLETTAHPVLTTPALDGTAEADETNAEHSVLLSMLLPTPQWTDGLDLSAISGGAAGTITTTSVIGLDTDAPRLAARSAPLPAWDNRPRTAEGTTVDPVDHLDEVLAGFRDAYRGILRRKDELLAADGALLGQLRAGPLRYIVRPTRVYAQALEQSTHPGLMTDAAERELYLSHLWGRRHSGPHRRLVSSEVEDLLDLDIPVFSFRLDDRSLTDSRGRVHADFFPRTPSEMLESHIAALSEQDLRAQEWAVEAALRTAGSRPRPTRPASPGGRPPAGSATAPPTERIVESALGWLHEHQIRTSRGPIWFGMRNSGELRVPDLVGETLYDGRIGIALFLAAAARYTGDRRARADAGSIAGAVVDALAATDEEGLRRVPPSAWEGLSGIAWGLVATLDLLETEPPREVLARCARVLAAPAKPDEFFDVISGSAGIALCATALAERGYREFEEVAGLAGRRLLFGMRADGNGVSWPVGKHPELGMTGFAHGNAGVAAALGRLHAYFGDDAYRQAAARAIAWEDDHFDVALGGWHDLRHGVVGPPEMVAWCHGAPGIVLGHAIATGAIGHAHRQLLLDTVTGCETSHVGLCHGGLGNIESLTVAAADDPAVRNHALACLDVVAERILDQGAGGDEHSRMPTPALMTGVAGLGYGILRIQHGRDLPSPLVMELCRR encoded by the coding sequence GTGCGTGACCGGCTGCGCCACCGCACGCGGTGGGCCGTGGACCCGGCCAGGGCCGACCAGCAGTGGCGACGGTGGCACGCCGCTCCGTGGTTCCGGGAGGGTCTTTCCGAGTGGCTGGCCGTGCGCGAGATCCCGGAGGCGGCCTTCCGCGAGGCGTTGGGAGCGGTCGCACCCGGACTCGGCGCCACCGTGGGGAGACCGGAGCACCGCCGTGCCCTGCACGACGACGATCCCGATGACACTCCGACGTGGTTCCTCAAGCCCATCGCGCGTGCGCACGTGCACGACCTGCTCGCGGCCGGCGCCCGGGATTGGCGGTCGGCGCCGTGGTGGCCGGGCTCGGAGGTCGACCGCCTCGAGAGCGAGCTGACCCGCGAGCTCGCCGAGCGGCTCCGCCGCATCGCGATCCGCTGCCTCGTCACGGAGGTGAACGCCCGGCGCCTGCGCGAGGACTTCACCTCCGCCGAGCCGCGGTCGCGGGCCCGGGAGTTCGCGGCCGACCTGGCTACGACAGACCGCTTCGACGACCTGCTCGCCGACTACCCCGTGCTGGACGCGCTGTGGCGCCACGAGGCGCGCCGCTGGAGCCGGGAGATCCGCACCCTGTTCGCCAGGCTGGACCACGACCACCCCGCGCTGGCCACCGTCACGGGTTCGGCAGCCGTCGGGCGCCTCCTGTCGATCACCGGACCGCTCGGTGATCCGCATCGCGGCGGGCAGAGCGTGCGCTCCCTGCGCTTCTCCGACGGGTCCGCGGTCGTCTACAAGCCGCGCCCGCTCACCGGCGAGCAGTGGTACTCGGCGCTCGCCGCCGCCCTCGACCGGATCGAGGGGAGCCCCGGCATCCGCGCGCCTCGGGTGCTGGCCCGCGACGGATGGGGATGGCAGGAGCGCATCGAGCCGTCGGCGGTGGGCGACGCATCCGAGCTCGCCACGTTCTACCGCCGCACGGGCTGGATCATCGCCGTCGCCCACGTCTTCTCGATGATCGACCTGCACGCCGAGAACCTCGTCGCGGCCGGGGCGCACCCGGTCCTCGTCGACCTCGAGACGACCGCCCATCCGGTGCTCACCACCCCCGCCCTCGACGGGACCGCGGAGGCCGACGAGACGAACGCCGAGCACTCGGTCCTGCTCAGCATGCTCCTACCGACGCCGCAGTGGACCGACGGCCTCGACCTGTCCGCCATCAGCGGCGGCGCAGCCGGCACGATCACGACCACCTCCGTCATCGGGCTCGACACCGATGCGCCTCGGCTCGCGGCTCGGTCGGCGCCACTGCCGGCGTGGGACAACCGCCCGCGGACCGCTGAGGGCACCACGGTGGACCCGGTCGACCACCTCGACGAGGTCCTGGCCGGGTTCCGCGACGCCTACCGGGGAATCCTGCGCAGGAAGGACGAGCTCCTCGCGGCCGACGGCGCCCTGCTCGGGCAGCTGCGGGCCGGGCCCCTGCGCTACATCGTCCGTCCGACGCGCGTCTACGCGCAGGCCCTCGAGCAGTCCACGCACCCCGGCCTGATGACGGATGCGGCGGAGCGGGAGCTGTACCTGTCACACCTGTGGGGCAGACGGCACTCCGGGCCGCATCGCCGGTTGGTCAGCAGCGAGGTCGAGGACCTCCTCGACCTCGACATCCCGGTGTTCTCCTTCCGCCTGGACGACCGCTCGCTCACCGACTCGCGAGGCCGCGTCCACGCCGACTTCTTCCCGAGAACGCCGTCGGAGATGCTCGAGTCGCACATCGCGGCCTTGTCCGAGCAGGACCTGCGCGCTCAGGAGTGGGCCGTCGAGGCAGCACTGCGCACCGCGGGAAGCCGTCCCCGGCCCACCCGTCCGGCATCGCCCGGCGGACGTCCACCGGCCGGATCGGCGACGGCACCGCCGACGGAGCGCATCGTCGAGTCCGCCCTCGGCTGGCTGCACGAGCACCAGATCCGCACCAGCCGCGGTCCGATCTGGTTCGGCATGCGCAACAGCGGGGAGCTGCGGGTCCCCGACCTGGTGGGCGAGACGCTCTACGACGGCCGGATCGGCATCGCGCTCTTCCTCGCGGCCGCCGCTCGGTACACCGGGGACCGCCGGGCGCGCGCGGACGCCGGATCGATCGCGGGTGCCGTCGTGGACGCCCTCGCGGCGACCGACGAGGAAGGCTTGCGGCGGGTTCCCCCCAGCGCGTGGGAGGGCCTCAGCGGCATCGCGTGGGGCCTGGTGGCCACGCTCGACCTGCTGGAGACCGAGCCACCGCGGGAGGTCCTCGCCCGGTGCGCGAGGGTCCTCGCCGCACCGGCCAAGCCCGACGAGTTCTTCGACGTCATCAGCGGCTCGGCCGGGATCGCGCTGTGCGCGACCGCCCTCGCCGAACGCGGGTACCGCGAGTTCGAGGAGGTCGCGGGGCTCGCGGGCCGCCGGCTGCTCTTCGGCATGCGGGCCGATGGGAACGGCGTCTCGTGGCCGGTCGGGAAGCATCCGGAGCTCGGCATGACGGGCTTCGCGCACGGCAACGCGGGCGTCGCCGCGGCGCTGGGCAGGTTGCACGCGTACTTCGGGGACGACGCCTACCGGCAGGCGGCCGCGCGAGCGATCGCCTGGGAGGACGACCACTTCGACGTCGCACTCGGTGGCTGGCACGACCTGCGCCACGGCGTCGTCGGACCGCCCGAGATGGTGGCGTGGTGCCACGGCGCCCCCGGCATCGTGCTCGGGCACGCCATCGCGACCGGGGCGATCGGCCATGCGCATCGTCAGCTGCTGCTCGACACCGTGACCGGATGCGAGACGAGCCACGTCGGGCTGTGCCACGGTGGCCTGGGCAACATCGAGAGCCTCACGGTGGCCGCGGCCGACGACCCCGCCGTGCGGAACCACGCGCTGGCGTGCCTGGACGTCGTCGCCGAGCGGATCCTCGACCAAGGGGCAGGCGGAGACGAGCACAGCAGGATGCCGACGCCCGCGCTGATGACGGGGGTCGCCGGGCTCGGCTACGGGATCCTGCGGATCCAGCACGGACGTGATCTGCCCTCGCCGCTCGTCATGGAGCTCTGCCGGCGGTGA
- a CDS encoding LLM class flavin-dependent oxidoreductase: MLIPLSIADLASVAHGESIREGLDASVTLAQRAERWGFRRIWYAEHHAVPSIASSATSVVVGHVAAHTERITLGAGGVMLPNHSPLVIAEQFGTLATLFPGRIELGLGRAPGGDPRTIAALRRDESAADRFPQDVVELRAFLSDESAVPGVEAYPGKGTNVPLTILGSSPYGAKVAAALGLPYAFASHFAPDALEQAVAVYRREFRPSAQLATPHVLAAVNVIAADTAEEAAELADAVLIDRVKRSLTRKGRPLTDDEARAALDTTQGRQVRAATRCTASGTPDVVVRRLEEFATLADADELIVAFPLLDRPRWFRSAELLAEQLRPAPAGAR, encoded by the coding sequence CTGCTGATTCCGCTCTCCATCGCCGACCTCGCATCGGTCGCTCACGGCGAGAGCATTCGCGAAGGCCTCGATGCGAGCGTCACGCTCGCGCAGCGTGCGGAGCGGTGGGGTTTCCGGCGGATCTGGTACGCCGAGCACCACGCGGTCCCCTCGATCGCCTCGTCCGCCACGAGCGTGGTGGTCGGGCACGTCGCGGCCCACACTGAGCGGATCACCCTGGGAGCAGGCGGCGTCATGCTGCCCAACCACTCACCGCTCGTGATCGCAGAGCAGTTCGGCACCCTCGCCACGCTCTTCCCGGGACGCATCGAGCTCGGCCTCGGCCGCGCGCCGGGTGGCGACCCCCGCACGATCGCGGCACTGCGGCGCGACGAGTCCGCCGCGGACCGGTTCCCCCAGGACGTCGTGGAGCTACGCGCGTTCCTCTCGGACGAGAGCGCTGTGCCGGGCGTCGAGGCCTACCCGGGCAAGGGCACGAACGTGCCGCTCACCATCCTCGGGTCATCGCCGTACGGGGCGAAGGTGGCTGCGGCCCTCGGGCTGCCCTACGCCTTCGCGTCGCACTTCGCCCCGGACGCGCTGGAGCAGGCGGTGGCGGTCTACCGGCGCGAGTTCCGGCCATCCGCCCAGCTCGCCACCCCCCACGTGCTGGCGGCCGTGAACGTGATCGCCGCCGACACCGCCGAGGAGGCGGCGGAGCTCGCCGACGCCGTCCTGATCGATCGCGTCAAGCGGTCCCTCACGCGCAAGGGCCGTCCTCTCACCGACGACGAGGCCCGGGCCGCCCTCGACACGACCCAGGGCAGGCAGGTCCGTGCGGCAACCCGGTGCACGGCGTCCGGTACGCCCGACGTCGTCGTGCGGCGGCTGGAGGAGTTCGCCACGCTGGCCGATGCCGACGAACTGATCGTGGCGTTCCCGCTACTCGACCGGCCACGCTGGTTCCGGTCGGCGGAGCTGCTCGCCGAGCAGTTGCGGCCCGCGCCGGCCGGAGCTCGCTGA